The Haloarcula pelagica genome includes a region encoding these proteins:
- a CDS encoding winged helix-turn-helix domain-containing protein has protein sequence MRRVLWWLIGGSRGGRNRLRIILTLHETPMNANQLSESLELDYKTTRHHLDLLCENGVLTTMGDGYGMTYFLTDQMKENLDILEQVARKADMAELLPTESSSPGAGANMESDGETQNERE, from the coding sequence ATGCGTCGGGTTCTCTGGTGGTTGATTGGTGGTTCACGAGGTGGCCGGAATCGCCTTCGCATCATCCTCACACTCCACGAGACACCGATGAACGCAAATCAGCTTTCGGAGAGCTTAGAGTTAGACTACAAAACTACCCGCCATCATCTTGACCTGCTCTGTGAGAACGGGGTATTAACCACGATGGGCGACGGATACGGAATGACTTATTTTCTAACTGATCAGATGAAAGAGAATCTGGACATCCTCGAGCAAGTAGCTCGGAAAGCAGATATGGCCGAACTATTACCGACTGAATCATCATCACCAGGGGCAGGTGCGAACATGGAATCAGACGGAGAGACACAGAATGAGCGGGAGTAG
- a CDS encoding ABC transporter ATP-binding protein codes for MPPAIQIHDVTKRFGSFTAVDRVDLQIEQGEVFGFLGHNGAGKSTLINMLLDHIRPTAGDLEVFGADCQTDSVEARKHMGILPDGYGVYSGLTGRQHVQFAMESKGVDGEPLNLLDRVGITEAADRAAEGYSKGMTQRMVFAMALVGEPDLLILDEPTSGLDPAGARSMREIILEENERGATVFFSSHILEQIEAVADRVGIMHQGQLAAVDTIGGLRDMAGGETRLLIATNNLEDTHIDAVEALDEVDKAGLTDEGRLAVTCAKGAKMDVLLALDEQGVEVLDLTTEEASLEDLFVEYTRRSE; via the coding sequence ATGCCACCAGCAATACAGATACACGACGTTACGAAGCGGTTCGGTTCCTTCACGGCCGTCGACCGTGTCGACTTACAGATCGAACAGGGCGAGGTGTTCGGGTTTCTCGGCCACAACGGTGCCGGAAAGTCGACACTGATCAACATGCTTCTGGACCACATCCGTCCGACTGCGGGTGACCTAGAGGTGTTCGGCGCCGACTGTCAGACGGACAGCGTCGAAGCGCGCAAGCACATGGGGATCCTTCCGGACGGGTATGGTGTGTACTCCGGTCTCACGGGCCGCCAGCACGTCCAGTTCGCAATGGAATCCAAGGGCGTCGACGGCGAACCACTCAACCTGCTCGACCGAGTCGGTATTACGGAGGCAGCCGACCGTGCTGCTGAGGGTTACTCAAAGGGGATGACACAGCGCATGGTGTTTGCAATGGCACTCGTTGGTGAGCCCGACCTCCTCATTCTTGACGAGCCGACGTCGGGACTTGACCCGGCGGGTGCACGGTCGATGCGTGAAATCATCCTCGAAGAGAACGAGCGAGGGGCGACTGTCTTCTTCTCGAGTCACATCCTCGAACAGATCGAAGCGGTTGCCGATCGTGTCGGTATTATGCACCAGGGCCAGCTTGCAGCCGTCGACACGATCGGCGGGCTGCGAGATATGGCTGGCGGTGAGACGAGACTTCTCATTGCGACCAACAATCTCGAAGACACACATATCGATGCGGTCGAAGCACTCGACGAGGTCGACAAAGCGGGGCTCACCGACGAGGGCCGGCTCGCGGTCACGTGTGCGAAGGGCGCAAAGATGGACGTACTGCTTGCGTTGGACGAACAAGGCGTCGAGGTGCTCGACTTGACAACCGAAGAGGCATCGCTTGAGGACCTGTTCGTCGAATATACACGGAGAAGTGAATGA
- a CDS encoding ABC transporter permease, with protein sequence MTRWLTVARKDIRGLIGSRTGKAGIAFVVLIFVFGGYIVPTTASDPTMTDYDGFIRGIALFLVPLFGLLLGYRAVVGERAAGRLTLTLSFPHSRADIVFGKMIGRGLVLFVTITVGVLGGAALIEYPFGSVALDRLVSYLGATLLFGFAFLAVGMALSTLTASLRRATVFTFGLFFLFVVGWPQLTGFFLQGLEYLNLASDELPNWAVFVHGAEPSMLYKRVLDTYVSPNKLTSGAALGSAGPWYLQGGPAAWLLVGWIILPSIGGYLQFRRTDL encoded by the coding sequence ATGACGAGATGGCTGACTGTGGCCCGGAAGGATATCCGCGGCCTGATAGGGAGCCGAACGGGGAAGGCCGGCATCGCGTTCGTTGTCTTGATCTTCGTGTTTGGCGGGTATATCGTTCCAACGACGGCGTCCGACCCGACGATGACTGACTACGATGGGTTCATTCGCGGGATCGCGTTGTTTCTCGTTCCCTTGTTCGGGCTGTTGCTTGGCTACCGTGCGGTAGTCGGAGAGCGAGCCGCGGGTCGCTTGACACTCACGTTGTCTTTCCCACATTCCCGAGCGGATATTGTGTTCGGCAAGATGATCGGACGTGGACTTGTCCTGTTCGTGACGATCACGGTCGGTGTTCTCGGTGGCGCCGCACTCATCGAGTATCCGTTCGGGAGCGTCGCGCTCGACAGGCTCGTAAGCTATCTGGGCGCGACCCTCCTGTTTGGATTCGCGTTTCTTGCGGTTGGGATGGCGCTCTCGACACTGACCGCGTCGCTTCGCCGAGCGACGGTTTTCACATTCGGGTTATTCTTCCTATTCGTCGTCGGATGGCCGCAGCTCACTGGGTTCTTTCTGCAAGGGCTGGAGTACCTGAACCTGGCAAGTGACGAACTTCCCAATTGGGCCGTCTTTGTCCACGGCGCGGAGCCTAGCATGCTGTACAAACGCGTCTTGGACACATACGTGAGTCCGAACAAACTCACCAGCGGGGCGGCTCTCGGCTCCGCCGGGCCGTGGTATCTGCAGGGTGGACCGGCCGCCTGGCTGCTAGTAGGCTGGATTATCCTGCCGTCGATTGGAGGGTACCTCCAGTTCCGGAGGACGGACTTATGA
- a CDS encoding ABC transporter permease codes for MSWQAIARNDLRKAIHERGAWALFAGFFLGFGGLAALLVQLGDPEFEGYLDLLAPGVGLLVPLAGIILGYEAIIGERESGTAVLSLSMPHSRASLIVGKLVGRTTLLAAVIAVAALLASVILLYFFPSFSASRFVGFTAMSTVYGTTFLWIAAALSMALSTSRRVIAAAFGAYIGLTLFWTALVNLTETVLFRFRSTSGEPETWVTLVSFIGPNTSFNYVLGEVLDAGAIPAAVVDSSADFVTPAVALLALAGWAVLPVIGGFLSFRKDDL; via the coding sequence ATGAGCTGGCAGGCGATCGCGCGAAACGATCTACGCAAAGCAATTCATGAGCGGGGGGCATGGGCACTCTTCGCTGGATTCTTCCTTGGGTTTGGAGGGCTCGCAGCCTTGCTCGTCCAACTCGGTGATCCCGAGTTTGAGGGATATCTCGACCTTCTTGCACCTGGTGTTGGCCTGCTAGTTCCACTCGCAGGGATCATCCTCGGCTACGAGGCCATTATCGGCGAACGAGAATCGGGGACTGCTGTGCTGTCGCTATCCATGCCACACTCACGAGCGAGTCTTATCGTCGGCAAACTTGTTGGCAGAACGACGCTGCTCGCCGCTGTCATTGCAGTCGCTGCCCTCCTCGCCAGTGTTATTCTTCTGTATTTCTTCCCGTCATTCTCCGCGTCTCGTTTTGTTGGCTTCACAGCAATGTCAACCGTATATGGAACAACGTTCCTCTGGATCGCAGCCGCACTCTCGATGGCATTATCAACGTCGCGTCGGGTGATCGCTGCGGCGTTCGGAGCGTACATCGGATTAACGCTCTTTTGGACCGCACTTGTCAATCTTACAGAAACAGTCCTCTTTCGCTTCCGTTCGACATCGGGAGAACCCGAAACGTGGGTCACGCTTGTGAGTTTTATAGGTCCGAATACATCGTTCAATTACGTGCTTGGAGAGGTACTTGATGCCGGGGCCATTCCCGCTGCCGTTGTAGACTCGTCTGCGGACTTCGTGACACCAGCGGTGGCATTACTCGCTCTTGCAGGGTGGGCCGTACTTCCGGTGATTGGCGGGTTCCTTTCGTTCCGCAAAGACGACCTCTGA
- a CDS encoding TetR/AcrR family transcriptional regulator has translation MTSDSPKQHWSTAEKEIMEATYRALLKFGYADLSISRIADELDKSKAAIYYHYDTKDDLLVAFLEFAVDRFEETIETETGDEPPEDLKHVIEKLLPLQPDEEQRQLQAVLVGLRSQAVTNEVFREQFTQIDERLAATVRSIVERGINDGTFRDVDPSRVAEHILATVNGAMYGRATTDRKSAAAAARVSLASYIDSELRRTA, from the coding sequence ATGACTTCTGATTCACCCAAACAGCACTGGAGCACCGCCGAAAAAGAGATTATGGAAGCCACTTATCGAGCACTACTCAAGTTCGGTTACGCCGACCTGTCGATTTCCCGAATCGCCGACGAACTCGATAAATCGAAGGCTGCTATCTACTACCACTACGACACGAAAGACGACCTTCTGGTCGCGTTTCTCGAGTTCGCCGTCGATAGATTCGAAGAGACGATCGAGACAGAGACAGGCGACGAACCGCCAGAGGATCTCAAGCACGTCATTGAGAAGCTCCTCCCGCTTCAGCCCGACGAGGAGCAACGACAGCTCCAAGCGGTTCTAGTCGGCCTCCGTTCCCAAGCCGTGACGAACGAGGTATTTCGCGAGCAATTCACGCAGATCGATGAACGACTGGCAGCCACCGTCCGGAGCATCGTCGAACGCGGCATCAACGACGGCACTTTCCGTGATGTCGACCCGTCGCGGGTTGCGGAGCATATCCTAGCTACGGTCAACGGCGCGATGTACGGGCGCGCGACGACAGACCGCAAAAGCGCCGCCGCGGCAGCACGCGTCTCACTGGCCTCGTATATTGACTCGGAACTGAGGCGTACTGCGTGA
- a CDS encoding zinc ribbon domain-containing protein gives MGQVSLRNNPLLAALLGTMVTGLGHFYLRRWLRALGWLGLIVAASVLFVPESTITALSSGTLTDPFSTLPIVLISAASALDAYLIAKVRRQTDRFQADNTVGSTEADESLTCPACGKPVDPDLGFCHWCTAEFNVVDVSKLERIDENQSD, from the coding sequence ATGGGACAAGTCTCACTCAGAAACAATCCACTACTCGCTGCGCTTCTGGGGACAATGGTTACCGGACTTGGCCACTTCTACCTCCGGCGCTGGCTGAGAGCGCTTGGATGGTTAGGACTCATCGTTGCTGCTTCAGTTCTGTTCGTCCCCGAGTCAACGATAACCGCGCTTAGTTCGGGTACGCTAACCGATCCATTCTCGACTCTCCCGATAGTCCTGATCAGTGCCGCTAGTGCCCTTGACGCGTATCTCATCGCGAAGGTTAGAAGACAAACCGATAGATTCCAGGCAGACAATACTGTCGGGTCAACAGAGGCTGATGAATCTCTAACCTGTCCTGCCTGCGGAAAGCCGGTCGATCCCGATCTCGGATTCTGCCACTGGTGTACAGCCGAATTCAACGTTGTCGACGTCTCCAAACTGGAACGGATCGACGAGAACCAATCAGACTGA
- a CDS encoding HalOD1 output domain-containing protein — protein sequence MTDESRPADELTASWHGRYLARWGNDTPLYEAVTDAVSTVTGDARSAVASRYDRAHAFALSQLFGGADGASTPSTGVVKFVLSECVVSVHSDGQLSVSLADRERNAID from the coding sequence ATGACCGATGAATCTCGGCCCGCTGACGAATTGACAGCATCGTGGCACGGCCGCTACCTGGCTCGCTGGGGCAATGATACACCCCTCTACGAAGCCGTCACTGACGCCGTTTCGACTGTTACCGGCGATGCCCGTTCGGCAGTCGCCTCCCGCTATGATCGGGCGCATGCGTTCGCGCTCAGTCAGCTGTTCGGCGGAGCTGACGGAGCGTCGACGCCATCGACTGGGGTGGTCAAGTTCGTTCTCTCCGAGTGTGTCGTCTCGGTCCACAGCGACGGGCAACTCTCGGTCAGCCTCGCTGACCGTGAACGTAACGCGATTGACTAA
- a CDS encoding transposase yields the protein MTATPESRRVVFRRIARRLYTDWPAYDSTPLYDRTSLAGLESDVRIVSTTWFRHDDHTSVEQFVCSLPLAYVIFDAEDRYAGPTQYEMDTLFRMFVLKELHSWEHETVLVDYLENRPELCEQLGLETIPDQSTLWRSWHERFSADLRETVETAARTILIKAQNAGVAVPREPTRKLRYHGNESGESDPDDQTTLEQAEKITDHVSRIVFAAFSLDRGRGCEIHENAYWDLQTYLGLRERLAANEGARSFVYESSCDRTPMGHAHREHIRDLSISEIREMYRQAVNRLLNEVAETEQFFRGGIVAIDITEADPFTGDRTGHEDEIIGTKEQTDEYAYQWATVQLVGNAVPIVLDARPVRKGESRKEIVEDLVGSAEDLVHVDNILMDREFDSQHVLEMLSQRGLSYVVPKRMQTSEKAQAKRLLHRDQDRYETDRKLHLGKNEWHETTLIYRRKEDSEHDDHRQYSVFMTNCGSGHLTEYGYRWEIESGYRSIKRFMAATTSKDFGLRFFYFAFACLLYSIWRAVDLLVQVELTGEYEHSPIVTADNTLTLLKKETGIG from the coding sequence ATGACGGCAACCCCGGAGTCTCGTCGGGTAGTCTTCCGACGGATCGCAAGACGTTTGTATACTGATTGGCCGGCGTACGATTCGACACCGTTGTACGATCGGACGTCGCTTGCCGGTCTGGAATCGGACGTTCGTATCGTCTCTACAACGTGGTTCAGACACGATGATCATACCTCCGTCGAGCAGTTCGTCTGCTCGCTTCCATTGGCCTATGTTATCTTTGACGCTGAGGATCGCTACGCCGGGCCCACACAATACGAGATGGACACTCTCTTTCGGATGTTCGTACTGAAAGAACTCCACAGCTGGGAGCACGAAACAGTTCTCGTCGACTACCTAGAGAACCGTCCTGAACTCTGTGAGCAACTGGGTCTCGAAACGATTCCGGATCAGTCAACACTGTGGCGAAGCTGGCACGAGCGGTTCTCCGCTGACCTCAGGGAGACAGTCGAGACAGCGGCTAGAACAATCCTCATCAAAGCCCAGAATGCGGGTGTCGCGGTTCCGCGTGAGCCAACACGAAAGCTCCGATACCACGGGAACGAGTCTGGTGAGTCAGACCCGGACGATCAAACTACGTTGGAGCAGGCAGAGAAGATCACCGACCACGTCAGCCGCATCGTTTTCGCAGCGTTCTCGCTGGACCGAGGAAGGGGCTGTGAGATCCACGAGAACGCGTACTGGGACCTCCAGACGTATCTCGGACTCCGAGAGCGGTTGGCTGCGAACGAAGGGGCTCGCAGTTTCGTCTATGAGTCGTCCTGTGACCGAACCCCGATGGGACATGCCCACCGAGAGCATATTCGCGACCTCTCAATTTCAGAGATTCGTGAAATGTACCGACAGGCCGTGAATAGGCTCCTGAATGAGGTCGCGGAGACGGAGCAGTTCTTTCGAGGTGGAATCGTCGCGATCGACATCACCGAAGCCGATCCGTTCACGGGCGACCGAACGGGCCACGAAGACGAGATCATCGGGACGAAAGAGCAGACCGACGAGTACGCCTATCAGTGGGCGACAGTCCAGTTGGTCGGGAACGCCGTCCCAATCGTGCTGGACGCGCGCCCGGTACGGAAAGGAGAGTCACGAAAGGAGATCGTCGAGGACCTGGTGGGTTCGGCTGAGGATCTCGTTCATGTCGATAACATCCTGATGGACCGGGAGTTCGATAGCCAACACGTTCTGGAGATGCTCAGCCAGCGCGGGCTTTCCTACGTCGTTCCGAAACGGATGCAGACCAGCGAGAAAGCGCAGGCGAAGCGATTGCTCCACCGTGATCAAGATCGATATGAGACTGACCGGAAGCTCCACCTTGGGAAGAACGAGTGGCACGAGACGACGCTAATCTACCGTCGGAAAGAGGACTCAGAGCACGACGATCATCGACAGTATTCGGTGTTTATGACGAATTGCGGGAGCGGACACCTTACGGAGTACGGCTACAGGTGGGAAATCGAAAGCGGCTATAGATCGATAAAGCGGTTCATGGCGGCGACGACGTCGAAGGATTTCGGGCTACGGTTCTTCTACTTCGCATTCGCCTGCCTATTGTACTCGATCTGGCGGGCTGTCGATCTGCTCGTGCAGGTTGAGTTGACTGGTGAGTACGAACATTCACCGATCGTAACAGCCGACAACACGCTGACGCTGCTGAAGAAGGAGACTGGAATCGGGTAG
- a CDS encoding UPF0175 family protein produces MARITGSYPDDLDLLIEGAVEAGVFSGKSDALREFVREYFEDHESERIAAAVALYERERITLGDAARLAAVDRWTMRDILREHGVELRLGLVDEEDAVDEVEAASELEFGDEDSSDEESRAK; encoded by the coding sequence ATGGCTCGAATCACCGGCTCGTATCCAGACGATCTCGATCTCCTCATCGAGGGCGCTGTCGAGGCTGGTGTGTTCAGTGGCAAGAGCGATGCGTTGCGAGAGTTCGTGCGTGAATACTTCGAGGACCACGAAAGCGAGCGTATTGCAGCTGCGGTCGCCCTCTACGAACGCGAGCGGATCACACTCGGTGATGCTGCGAGACTCGCTGCTGTCGACCGCTGGACGATGCGTGACATCCTCCGTGAGCACGGTGTTGAACTCCGCCTCGGACTCGTCGACGAAGAAGACGCAGTCGACGAAGTAGAGGCGGCGAGCGAACTCGAATTCGGTGATGAAGACTCGTCTGATGAGGAGTCACGTGCCAAATGA
- a CDS encoding twitching motility protein PilT: MTGDDIPANPSVLNTTVLSNFAYIDQLWVVAALAGICTVPVVREELEHGVDDHPYLQSALDTLDDEIPVATISDTVANREAVVSDHLDPGEAQAFALADGRLLTDDGDARSFTKDQGVTVVGSVGMLLAAIEAEKIDEPTADEWLSTWIDEMGYYVPH, from the coding sequence ATGACAGGTGACGATATTCCAGCGAACCCGAGCGTCCTGAACACGACCGTCCTCTCGAATTTCGCCTACATCGATCAGCTGTGGGTAGTTGCTGCCCTCGCTGGAATCTGTACGGTACCAGTCGTCCGTGAGGAGCTCGAACACGGCGTTGATGACCATCCATATCTTCAGTCGGCACTCGATACACTCGACGACGAGATTCCAGTCGCGACGATTTCGGATACCGTCGCAAACAGAGAGGCGGTTGTCAGTGACCATCTCGATCCCGGTGAAGCACAGGCGTTTGCCTTGGCGGACGGTCGGCTACTGACCGACGACGGGGATGCCCGATCGTTTACGAAAGACCAGGGCGTGACCGTTGTCGGGTCGGTCGGGATGCTGTTGGCTGCGATCGAGGCTGAAAAGATTGATGAGCCAACTGCCGACGAGTGGCTGTCGACATGGATCGATGAAATGGGGTACTACGTGCCACACTAG
- a CDS encoding PAS domain S-box protein, with the protein MEDTETSETRNENQTDRYRTLVEESNDIATIIDTDGTMTYVSPAVTRVLGYNPEELVGNTGYEYVHPDDREKNADAVEAVLETPDEPQTVEVRFKHADGSWCWIEATMRNRLEDDVIDGILLNSREITERKEQERELRELAGEYEALLNNAEDAIFFLDVDASDDDITFEFDRLSPAYERQTGITTEEVRGETPRDVFGEQEGAELEANYYRCVKAREPISYQEELEIDEEARIWQTNLAPVLTDGDVTRLVGITRNVTDRVERERQLRRQKERLDEFASVISHDLRNPLNVAQGRATILDEQTESEHLDPLLRALDRMEAIIADTLTLARQGETIDETESVSLTDLVGKCWGTVDTDAATLEITDEMTFQGDRDRLRHVFENLFRNAIEHGGTDVTVRVGRVDENTIYVEDDGSGIPADRREEIFEPGHSSTSGGTGFGLTIVKRIVEAHGWTVSVTDGSEGGARFELVMSQ; encoded by the coding sequence ATGGAAGACACTGAGACATCGGAAACTCGGAACGAGAATCAGACGGATCGGTATCGGACGCTCGTCGAAGAGTCGAACGACATCGCCACGATCATCGACACTGACGGAACGATGACGTACGTGAGCCCCGCCGTCACACGAGTGCTCGGCTACAATCCCGAGGAGTTAGTCGGGAACACCGGATACGAATACGTACACCCCGACGACCGTGAAAAAAACGCCGACGCGGTTGAAGCTGTTCTGGAGACCCCGGACGAACCCCAGACCGTCGAAGTCCGATTCAAACACGCCGACGGGTCGTGGTGCTGGATCGAAGCCACGATGCGGAACCGGCTCGAAGACGATGTCATCGACGGTATCCTACTCAACAGCCGGGAGATTACTGAGCGGAAAGAACAGGAACGGGAACTCCGCGAACTGGCTGGAGAGTACGAGGCCCTCCTCAACAATGCAGAGGACGCGATTTTCTTCCTCGATGTCGACGCTTCAGACGACGACATTACGTTCGAGTTCGACCGTCTTAGCCCGGCATACGAGCGACAAACCGGAATCACGACCGAAGAGGTGCGGGGAGAAACGCCTCGTGATGTATTCGGTGAGCAAGAGGGAGCGGAACTCGAAGCGAACTATTACCGGTGTGTCAAAGCTCGTGAGCCGATCTCGTATCAGGAAGAGCTAGAAATCGATGAGGAGGCACGCATCTGGCAGACGAATCTCGCGCCGGTACTCACTGACGGCGACGTAACCCGTCTCGTGGGAATTACCCGGAACGTCACCGACCGCGTCGAACGGGAACGACAGCTTCGTCGGCAAAAGGAGCGTCTCGACGAGTTTGCGAGTGTCATCTCCCACGACCTGCGCAATCCGCTCAACGTCGCACAGGGCCGCGCAACGATCCTCGATGAACAAACGGAGAGCGAACACCTCGATCCACTCCTGCGGGCACTCGACCGGATGGAGGCGATCATCGCGGACACGTTGACGCTCGCTCGGCAAGGCGAGACCATAGACGAAACGGAGTCGGTCAGTCTGACCGATCTCGTCGGGAAGTGCTGGGGAACGGTAGACACAGACGCGGCGACTCTCGAGATAACCGATGAGATGACCTTCCAGGGCGATCGCGACCGATTACGGCACGTGTTCGAGAATCTGTTCCGAAACGCTATCGAACACGGCGGCACGGACGTGACCGTTCGTGTCGGACGTGTCGATGAGAACACTATCTACGTCGAAGACGATGGGTCCGGGATCCCCGCAGATCGGCGCGAGGAGATTTTCGAACCAGGCCATTCTTCGACGAGTGGGGGGACCGGATTCGGACTAACCATCGTAAAACGGATCGTAGAGGCTCACGGGTGGACGGTGTCTGTGACAGACGGGTCTGAGGGCGGGGCGCGGTTCGAGCTCGTGATGTCACAATAG
- a CDS encoding PAS domain S-box protein → MTDRSSREVSERHTVQLFIHGDNDREALEEFLDERYDVIVDDTLQPVDCYLVGEQMVPTYRETLREHKKEAHPTFTPVLLIQQEGSRGTVPLPSEQNGDGPPLIDEVVAAPVDRTTLFRRVGNLLARREQSVELSTRYEDVQIRFQRLFDSTNDAIFVVAPSGDEITECNPAACYLVGYSRDELLSVSPTETIHADDRERFRSFLQQVQEAGQGSTDDLTCQTKDGEKRQLEVSAATLEDSDQSPVILSARDVTDRKAYARELELKSQAMDKAPVGITITDPDREDNPMIYVNEGFEALTGYSESESLGRNCRFLQGEATREEPVAEMRTAVEKDEPVSVELRNYRKDGSQFWNRVSIAPVRDDAGTVENYVGFQEDVSERKEREMDLQLFKKAVENAGHAVFITDREGTIEYVNPKFESRSGYTREEAVGRTPRIIKSGKQDEEFYDRMWQTILSGEQWNASLINQRKNGELYHVDQTISPIANDDGEITHFVTIESDVTNRRLRKQQLDVLNRVLRHNLKNGMNVIQGRAELLRESLSDDESQAHVRAIERRSDAMESLGDKAETVRSLFEKEVSAETATNVTELVSDIVTTVSEEYSTTSFDLDGSDPLYVRADSRLKLAVKELLDNAVVHNDQPEPEVTVTTRPSKKKQSAEWIDIEIVDNGPGIPDQELETINQGEETPLQHGSGLGLWIVYWTVSLYGGEVTFVNNSPRGAAVILSLPRVSTDSSVQATPVEHN, encoded by the coding sequence ATGACCGACCGGTCGAGTCGCGAAGTGAGTGAGCGACACACGGTACAACTCTTTATTCACGGGGACAACGACCGGGAAGCGCTCGAAGAATTTCTCGACGAGCGGTACGACGTCATCGTCGATGACACCCTCCAGCCCGTCGATTGTTATCTCGTTGGTGAACAGATGGTACCGACGTACCGCGAGACGTTACGCGAGCACAAAAAAGAGGCCCATCCGACCTTCACGCCCGTACTGTTGATCCAACAGGAAGGGTCAAGGGGAACGGTCCCGCTGCCGTCAGAGCAGAACGGCGACGGCCCACCGCTCATTGACGAAGTGGTGGCTGCACCCGTCGACCGGACGACCCTGTTTCGTCGTGTGGGGAATTTGTTGGCGAGGCGTGAGCAGTCGGTGGAGTTGTCCACGCGCTACGAGGACGTGCAGATTCGATTTCAGCGGCTGTTCGATTCGACGAACGACGCGATCTTCGTTGTTGCTCCATCTGGCGACGAGATCACCGAGTGTAATCCGGCAGCGTGTTACCTCGTGGGATATTCGCGCGACGAATTGCTCTCTGTATCCCCGACTGAGACGATCCACGCCGACGATCGAGAGCGGTTTCGGTCCTTTCTCCAGCAGGTACAGGAGGCGGGGCAGGGATCGACCGACGACCTCACATGTCAGACGAAGGATGGAGAAAAGCGACAGTTGGAGGTGTCGGCCGCGACGCTCGAGGATTCCGACCAGTCACCGGTAATCCTCTCTGCACGCGACGTGACAGACCGGAAAGCGTACGCACGAGAGCTCGAACTGAAGTCCCAGGCGATGGACAAAGCGCCCGTCGGGATCACCATTACTGATCCCGACCGAGAGGACAACCCGATGATCTACGTAAACGAGGGATTTGAAGCGCTGACGGGGTATTCTGAATCGGAATCGCTCGGGCGCAACTGTCGGTTTCTCCAGGGTGAGGCGACTCGAGAGGAACCCGTCGCCGAAATGCGGACGGCGGTTGAGAAGGACGAGCCGGTGTCCGTGGAACTCCGGAACTACCGAAAGGACGGCAGTCAGTTCTGGAACCGCGTCAGTATCGCGCCGGTGAGAGACGACGCCGGAACCGTCGAGAATTACGTCGGATTCCAGGAGGACGTCTCCGAGCGCAAAGAGCGCGAGATGGACCTACAGCTGTTCAAAAAAGCCGTCGAGAACGCAGGACATGCGGTCTTCATCACTGACAGGGAAGGAACTATCGAGTACGTGAATCCGAAATTCGAATCCCGATCCGGCTATACTCGTGAGGAAGCCGTCGGTCGAACCCCCCGCATCATCAAATCAGGCAAACAGGACGAGGAGTTCTACGATCGGATGTGGCAGACGATCCTTTCGGGCGAGCAGTGGAATGCAAGTCTCATCAATCAGCGCAAAAACGGGGAGCTGTATCACGTCGACCAGACGATCTCGCCCATAGCGAACGACGACGGAGAGATCACGCACTTCGTCACGATCGAGTCCGACGTGACGAATCGACGGTTGCGCAAACAGCAACTCGACGTGCTCAATCGCGTCTTGCGCCACAACCTCAAGAACGGGATGAACGTGATTCAGGGCCGGGCCGAACTACTCCGCGAATCGCTGAGCGATGACGAATCGCAGGCGCACGTGCGGGCGATCGAAAGACGATCGGATGCCATGGAGTCGCTGGGTGACAAAGCCGAAACTGTGCGCTCATTGTTCGAAAAGGAAGTATCAGCTGAGACTGCTACCAATGTGACGGAGTTAGTTAGCGATATCGTCACCACCGTTTCTGAAGAGTATTCGACCACTTCATTCGATCTTGATGGTTCTGACCCACTCTACGTTCGAGCAGATAGCCGGTTGAAGCTGGCAGTGAAGGAACTGCTGGATAATGCTGTCGTCCACAACGACCAACCCGAACCCGAGGTGACGGTTACCACCAGACCATCCAAAAAAAAGCAGTCTGCAGAGTGGATCGACATCGAAATTGTGGATAACGGACCGGGGATTCCAGATCAGGAGCTGGAGACGATCAATCAGGGCGAGGAAACGCCGCTCCAGCACGGCAGCGGACTCGGGCTCTGGATCGTCTACTGGACTGTCTCGCTGTACGGTGGCGAAGTCACCTTCGTGAACAACTCACCGCGTGGAGCAGCAGTCATATTGAGCCTTCCCCGGGTGTCCACCGACTCGTCCGTTCAGGCAACGCCTGTTGAACACAACTGA